The genomic window TAAATGGGTGGGACCTTTCAGAAAATACGGCTTTTGTTTTTTTACAATGAGAAGTCCAACTTTTAATATCGTTTGTTTTCGCTGATCTAAACTTTTAATCAACCATTCATAGTCTTGCTGTTTTTCTTTTAAAAACTGAATGACTTGTTGGTCTTCTAATTGGGATAATTCTTCATAATAATGGTCATGGAAAATAATCTTCGGCAATTCATCATCAAGGAGTTGGACCTTAATTTCATGATCTTGGATTTGAACATACATATCGGGAGTAACGTATTGAGGTTTTTCAGAATTGAAGGCGGCACCTGGTTTTGGATTAAGTGTTTGAATATAATCTGCTACCATTTGAATGTCCTTCACTTCTATTTGTAATTTCTTTGCTAAGCGCGTCCATTTTTTATCTGCGAATTCAATGAAATGGGCCAGGATCAACTCCTTGGCAAGTGCAGGTGCATTGGGATCACGTTCGATTTGAAGCATTAAGCACCTCTGAAGGTTCTCCGCTCCAACTCCGGCCGGCTCTAGTTGTTGAATAAGCTGAATCATCTCCTCAATATCCTTCTCTCGACAAGAAAGAACAGAACTTGCCTCTGAAACAGAAATTTTTAAATAGCCATTTTCATCAAGATTATAAAATAAATAGTTTAAAATTTTCCTCTCTTTAGCGGTAGATCGTAGATGGG from Oikeobacillus pervagus includes these protein-coding regions:
- the rpoN gene encoding RNA polymerase factor sigma-54 → MSIQLKAGLWQHQSLKLAMTQQLTQAITLLQYSTQELKEFLEAKTMENPFLQLETRESSDKVHHSNYSVNRTQQDHHWIEHIAVQSNTLLDHLRLQLSHLRSTAKERKILNYLFYNLDENGYLKISVSEASSVLSCREKDIEEMIQLIQQLEPAGVGAENLQRCLMLQIERDPNAPALAKELILAHFIEFADKKWTRLAKKLQIEVKDIQMVADYIQTLNPKPGAAFNSEKPQYVTPDMYVQIQDHEIKVQLLDDELPKIIFHDHYYEELSQLEDQQVIQFLKEKQQDYEWLIKSLDQRKQTILKVGLLIVKKQKPYFLKGPTHLLPLTMREIADELGVHESTVSRSVRGKYMQTPYGTVELKTFFSNRIPSSEREENRSTQQVKNQLSIIIKQEDKLKPLSDQEICNRLQKEGFIVSRRTVAKYREQLGIPSSTKRKRYA